One genomic segment of Drosophila melanogaster chromosome 3R includes these proteins:
- the CG5890 gene encoding uncharacterized protein, isoform D, producing MASPPESPIEEVVYELEHTRVPKPIPVALEDLCRQTKFTKQEIRVMYRGFKTECPEGVVHEDCFKDIYAKFFPHGNSSLYAHYVFKAFDVNCNGAISFRDLLVTLSTLLRGSVYERLRWTFKLYDLNGDGRISRGELSEIILAIHELMGRRPHQPEDDRKARDQVDRVFRKLDLNQDGIITIEEFLEACLKDDLVTRSLQMFDNDL from the exons ATGGCCTCACCACCGGAGAGTCCCATCGAGGAGGTGGTCTATGAGTTGGAACACACACGAGTGCCTAAGCCCATTCCCGTTGCCCTCGAGGATCTGTGCCGGCAGACCAAGTTCACCAAACAGGAAATCCGCGTCATGTACAGAGGATTCAAAACG GAATGCCCCGAGGGCGTGGTACACGAGGATTGTTTTAAGGATATCTACGCCAAATTCTTTCCACATGGCA ATTCAAGTTTATACGCTCATTATGTGTTCAAAGCGTTCGATGTTAATTGCAATGGCGCCATTAGTTTTCGG GATTTACTGGTCACCTTGTCGACCTTGCTGAGAGGTTCTGTATATGAGCGTCTGCGTTGGACCTTCAAGTTGTACGATCTGAACGGCGACGGAAGGATCAGTCGCGGCGAACTGagtgaaattattttggcCATTCACGAGCTTATGGGTCGGAGACCACATCAACCTGAGGACGATCGCAAGGCGAGGGATCAG GTTGATCGTGTGTTTCGCAAACTGGACTTGAACCAAGATGGCATTATAACGATAGAGGAGTTTTTGGAGGCCTGCCTGAAGGACGACTTGGTAACTCGATCGCTGCAAATGTTCGACAACGACCTTTGA
- the CG5890 gene encoding uncharacterized protein, isoform E, with the protein MASPPESPIEEVVYELEHTRVPKPIPVALEDLCRQTKFTKQEIRVMYRGFKTECPEGVVHEDCFKDIYAKFFPHGNSSLYAHYVFKAFDVNCNGAISFRDLLVTLSTLLRGSVYERLRWTFKLYDLNGDGRISRGELSEIILAIHELMGRRPHQPEDDRKARDQVDRVFRKLDLNQDGIITIEEFLEACLKDDLVTRSLQMFDNDLXXQEGELEPGLRNSRTIISLIDL; encoded by the exons ATGGCCTCACCACCGGAGAGTCCCATCGAGGAGGTGGTCTATGAGTTGGAACACACACGAGTGCCTAAGCCCATTCCCGTTGCCCTCGAGGATCTGTGCCGGCAGACCAAGTTCACCAAACAGGAAATCCGCGTCATGTACAGAGGATTCAAAACG GAATGCCCCGAGGGCGTGGTACACGAGGATTGTTTTAAGGATATCTACGCCAAATTCTTTCCACATGGCA ATTCAAGTTTATACGCTCATTATGTGTTCAAAGCGTTCGATGTTAATTGCAATGGCGCCATTAGTTTTCGG GATTTACTGGTCACCTTGTCGACCTTGCTGAGAGGTTCTGTATATGAGCGTCTGCGTTGGACCTTCAAGTTGTACGATCTGAACGGCGACGGAAGGATCAGTCGCGGCGAACTGagtgaaattattttggcCATTCACGAGCTTATGGGTCGGAGACCACATCAACCTGAGGACGATCGCAAGGCGAGGGATCAG GTTGATCGTGTGTTTCGCAAACTGGACTTGAACCAAGATGGCATTATAACGATAGAGGAGTTTTTGGAGGCCTGCCTGAAGGACGACTTGGTAACTCGATCGCTGCAAATGTTCGACAACGACCTTTGATGACAAGAGGGGGAGCTAGAGCCAGGGCTACGCAATTCCAGGACTATAATATCTCTTATAGATCTATAA